In Erythrolamprus reginae isolate rEryReg1 chromosome 9, rEryReg1.hap1, whole genome shotgun sequence, the genomic window aatgccctacctgactctttgggtttcttccccaaaccccccaaaactttaactttagcctcttcccgtttctaagaggtctgtaaggggcgtgcctacCACCCCTCTCCTACAgtcttattgtccaaatttatctatATCTACTTTTCTTTGTTTATAACATACATATTATCTTGCACacgttttgacaaacaaacaaattaataaattaatcccCCACCCAacatctggctggagaatttgggTCGatggaagtccacaggtcttaagtcACCAGGTTTGTGATCTGCTGGTGTGGATCTTTGCAGTTGGGACAAATCGGTCATCTGTTTGCCCTTTGTGTAGGCTTCCTTTATcccatcttttattatttttataagcaaCTCAAGATGGTGAAGCGGCATAGcgttccttcctctatttccttcctctattttccccacaacaaccaccctgCGAGGTGGGCTGGgctaagagagaaagagggactggGGCAAAGTTTCCCAGCCAGCTCTCATGCCTGAGCCTAgacttatttattaataataaataatactgaaTAAAGCCATTTCTTTCCATTCCCTGTAAATTAAACCAGATAATGTAAGCAGGACGGCCAACCCCAGCCATCAATGACCTGCATTTCAATAAATTTGCAGCTCGAATACATTTCTTTTAAAGTTCCGTCAGTAACAGATTGAGGAAGGAGGGGtggaatatattaaataaatcaaattccCCTAAAGTCACACTtatggaaagaagaaggaaggtctTCAAGCCGCCCTTAATCACCGCTGGGAAGATCCCTCTCTCCCAAAGGGACAGACAAAATTGGGGAAGCCCTCCAGAATTCGATCCCGGAGAGACACCGGttggaagaggagaaaagaggggTGAGTTTTCCCATATATCCCCCAACCCTCCAAGAGAAGGGGAGAAATAGAGGGAAAAGAACAAAAGTCATAACATGGGAGGATTTGTGTCAACACAggtgaaaagagagggagggaaatgattttttttttaatgacacgGAGCAAGGAAAGTCAATATATTCACAATAAATTGTTATAtatcactattattactactaggttttgctcatcattcctatcccccatttcctgccacttatgactgtaggactgtaacttattgcttgtatcttaagatttttattattaataataataatttaataataatttattagatttgtatgccacccctctccgagcaatgtttcctcattgcttatttgtcacctataattaaatgttgtacttcatgattcttgaccaatgtatattttcttttatgtccactgagagcatctacaccaaagacaaattccttgtgtgtccaattacactgagccaataaagaattctatctatctatctatctatctatctatctatctatctatctatctatctatctatctatctatctatcatatctattatctcattcatctctctctctctctctctctctctctctatctatctatctatctatctatctatctatctatctatctatctatctatctattatctatctgaatagcatagcatagaataaaatagaatagaatagaattctttattggccaagtgtgattggacacacaaggaatttgtctttggggcaggtgctctcagtggacataaaggaaaagagacattggtcaagaatcatgaggtacatcacttaatgattgtcatagggtaccaaTAAGTAAacgggaaacaatattaatataaattgtagaaattccttgtgtgtacaaatacacttggccaataaagaatatataaacaaataaataaacttccaatGAGATAAACTTGACATTTATCTGAAAGACATTTCTCTCATTTCAGGATTTCCTCTTCCGAATGGAAAACATCTCCCTCTCGCCCTTCCTGACCGCTTCCACTCTGGGGCCCGAGCAGATCTCCTCTTCAGCCCCGGACACCTCCCAGGGCATCGAGAGGACCCTGTATCTTCTCTCCATCGCGGTCTACGGCGTGGCCTGTCTCCTCGGGGTGACCGGGAACGGCCTGGTCATCTGGATCGCTGGATTCAAGATGGAGAAGACGGTCAACGTGGTGTGGTTCCTTAACCTGGCGTTGGCCGACTTCGTATTCACCTTCTTCCTGCCGCTGAGCATTGCCTACACGGCCCTGGGCTTCCACTGGCCCTTCGGACGGTTCCTCTGCAAACTCAACAGCAGCCTGGCCTTCCTCAACATGTTCGCCAGCGTCTTCCTCTTGACCGTCATCAGCCTGGACCGCTGCCTCTTGGTGATCCTGCCTGTGTGGTCCAGGAACCACCGGACGCCCCGGCTGGCTTGGGCCGTCGCGCTGGTGACCTGGGGGGCCGCCTTGCTCCTCAGCTCCCCGTACTTCGTCTTCCGAGACACGGCGCTGAGTGTGAGGAACGTCACCAGCTGCTACAACAACTTTGCCCTCTCCAGCAACTACTCCAGCGAGGAAAGCCGGCGCCTGTGGAGGAAACGG contains:
- the LOC139171816 gene encoding chemerin-like receptor 1; the protein is MENISLSPFLTASTLGPEQISSSAPDTSQGIERTLYLLSIAVYGVACLLGVTGNGLVIWIAGFKMEKTVNVVWFLNLALADFVFTFFLPLSIAYTALGFHWPFGRFLCKLNSSLAFLNMFASVFLLTVISLDRCLLVILPVWSRNHRTPRLAWAVALVTWGAALLLSSPYFVFRDTALSVRNVTSCYNNFALSSNYSSEESRRLWRKRHRAMILARFGFGFLLPFTVIAVCHGVVAFQVQRRRLAKSHKPLRIIAAVTASFFLCYAPYHALSLLEMSKMSGSPAVKKALHMGIPLASSLAFLNSCLNPLLYVFVGLKSFRRSVRGAFEGAFREEALLSMSSKRKSRAASQMELPMA